In Asterias rubens chromosome 15, eAstRub1.3, whole genome shotgun sequence, a genomic segment contains:
- the LOC117300113 gene encoding uncharacterized protein LOC117300113 has translation MPKSNRNCAVGGCSHTQRTCPKGRFVGFPNQDKQPERRQTWINLVQRGANWIPTKNSRVCACHFMGGYKVDDPSDPAYNPSIFPLAPELDRRVKKTLSQEYLRRRQAGLQEGLYNESAMTLGLALQPSSDPANDNDDIMKFVSAALDLSKEAGEAYALATSNTGPEGTVSAEAAPREAVPPAPESSCQQPARQHLNNSVAGKRPHPGNFHHTMRSSASMTAGRARVQSSSSTSATRASTPRHQVTAGSEVSVDRQGLKWVYYNHDRNEESAINLPSGSNEYTTKRRRTLYSSKQQYGSPRFQRFAPSNRRMLGTSSSRIQRGMQSKYIVKTTTSGGTEKLQAMDVSTSQSSLTSENLPENLSTDLPQIPHENLPVNPHVNLHKNFQGNLCENLPENLHGKLHVNLSENLSEKLPENQPENLPVINLHVNHHENLHENPHENLPENIPGTHNINCITPQEFVTPSLVTEKPSCDACIQTIFSMGPQDDSLFGLSNLSPQARGKCYGFHGWSDICFSNSTVERVAGVTPEVFDMLLGYLPGDSQGLPTHNSLLLVLMKLKMAVPFEFLATIFGITSLTACNIFTHLLSHLVSIASDLIQVPRKTDTSSEQTGTDGVKVNATIDFMEIRVDHLTVTEHHNKFFCSASGAHCVKIIVGLLPSGYVSYISQAYVGSTNAIDILGNLDFMHFLDNSSTVLLLQSNPYRQKWLRKRGFKVVTPSCSSIQVVNKLVTNSLENCLETDNGFKSPTESFTDVELKVFLPSADVPEVGSLSPFVPISEVDSSAPAATVSECTSMPPPATVSKFASIPPSATISSLELTDQNQPDHSISGSYGNGNHICAGKRAQRLRSFSILTSTIEGSLLPYIDDVVRLCAALSNLQDP, from the exons ATGCCGAAGAGTAATCGGAACTGTGCTGTAGGTGGATGTTCTCACACACAGAGAACCTGTCCTAAGGGAAGATTTGTTGGATTTCCAAATCAAGATAAGCAGCCAGAACGGAGACAAACATGGATCAATTTGGTGCAGAGGGGCGC CAATTGGATACCAACCAAAAACAGCCGAGTCTGCGCATGTCACTTCATGGGAGGCTACAAGGTGGATGACCCCAGCGACCCAGCTTATAACCCAAGCATCTTCCCTCTGGCCCCTGAGCTTGACCGCCGCGTCAAGAAGACACTCAGCCAGGAGTACCTCCGCAGGAGACAG GCAGGTCTACAAGAGGGGCTTTATAACGAAAGTGCAATGACCCTAGGTCTGGCATTACAACCGTCAAGTGATCCAGCCAACGACAACGACGACATCATGAAGTTTGTTTCGGCAGCTTTGGATTTATCCAAAGAGGCCGGAGAGGCGTACGCCTTAGCAACAAGTAACACTGGCCCTGAGGGTACTGTAAGCGCTGAAGCAGCTCCTCGTGAAGCTGTACCCCCAGCTCCTGAATCCTCTTGTCAACAGCCTGCCAGACAGCATCTGAACAATTCAGTTGCTGGAAAACGACCACATCCAGGCAATTTTCACCATACTATGAGGTCATCAGCTTCAATGACCGCTGGACGAGCAAGAGTGCAGAGTAGTTCTTCAACTTCTGCTACGAGAGCATCAACTCCACGACATCAAGTGACTGCGGGAAGTGAAGTATCTGTGGACAGGCAAGGACTGAAATGGGTCTACTATAACCATGATAGAAACGAAGAAAGTGCAATTAATTTACCATCAGGTAGTAATGAATATACAACAAAAAGACGAAGAACACTTTATTCAAGTAAGCAGCAGTATGGTTCCCCCAGGTTCCAGAGATTTGCTCCATCGAACCGTAGGATGTTGGGAACTAGCTCTTCAAGAATACAAAGGGGGATGCAGTCAAAGTATATTGTTAAAACAACCACCAGTGGAGGGACTGAGAAGCTTCAAGCTATGGATGTATCAACATCTCAGAGTAGCTTAACTTCTGAAAACCTACCTGAAAATCTATCAACAGACCTTCCACAAATACCTCATGAAAACTTACCTGTAAACCCTCATGTAAACCTTCATAAAAACTTTCAAGGAAACCTTTGTGAAAACCTTCCTGAAAACCTTCATGGAAAGCTTCATGTAAACCTTTCTGAAAACCTTTCTGAAAAGTTACCTGAAAACCAACCTGAAAACCTACCTGTAATAAACCTGCACGTAAACCACCATGAAAACCTTCATGAAAACCCTCATGAAAACCTCCCAGAAAACATTCCTGGAACCCATAACATAAACTGTATAACTCCTCAAGAATTTGTGACGCCTTCTCTCGTAACAGAAAAGCCTTCTTGTGATGCATGTATTCAGACGATCTTTAGCATGGGACCACAAGATGATTCCTTGTTTGGGTTGAGTAACTTGTCACCTCAAGCTCGTGGCAAATGCTATGGCTTCCATGGATGGagtgatatttgtttttccaaCAGCACTGTTGAGAGAGTCGCTGGGGTGACGCCAGAGGTCTTCGATATGTTGTTGGGCTATCTCCCTGGAGACTCACAAGGATTACCTACCCACAACTCCTTGTTGCTGGTTTTGATGAAACTCAAAATGGCCGTGCCATTTGAGTTTCTCGCCACCATTTTCGGAATCACATCTCTCACTGCTTGCAATATTTTCACTCATCTATTAAGTCATCTGGTCAGCATAGCCTCAGATTTGATACAGGTTCCGCGCAAAACAGACACGTCATCAGAACAGACTGGAACAGATGGTGTTAAAGTCAATGCTACAATCGACTTCATGGAAATCAGAGTAGACCACCTAACTGTCACGGAACACCACAATAAATTTTTCTGTAGTGCATCTGGTGCTCATTGTGTCAAAATCATTGTAGGACTTCTTCCAAGTGGTTATGTCAGTTACATCTCTCAGGCGTATGTAGGAAGTACTAATGCTATTGATATTCTTGGCAACTTGGATTTCATGCACTTTCTTGATAACAGTAGTACAGTGCTGCTCCTCCAGAGTAACCCTTATCGACAAAAGTGGCTCAGGAAAAGAGGCTTCAAGGTTGTTACGCCATCCTGTTCATCCATCCAGGTTGTGAATAAACTTGTAACTAACTCCCTTGAGAATTGTCTAGAGACAGACAACGGATTCAAATCACCTACAGAATCATTTACGGATGTAGAACTAAAAGTGTTCCTGCCTTCTGCTGATGTTCCTGAGGTCGGGTCACTCTCACCTTTTGTTCCTATTTCAGAGGTTGATTCTAGTGCACCTGCTGCAACCGTTTCTGAATGTACATCAATGCCGCCTCCTGCCACCGTTTCTAAATTTGCATCAATCCCACCTTCTGCCACCATTTCATCACTTGAGTTGACGGACCAGAACCAACCAGACCATTCTATCTCAGGCTCATACGGTAACGGTAATCACATCTGTGCTGGAAAAAGAGCCCAGAGATTGCGCTCTTTTAGTATTTTGACATCCACCATTGAAGGTTCTCTGCTACCATATATTGATGATGTAGTGAGGTTGTGTGCCGCATTAAGTAATCTTCAAGACCCTTAA